One window of the Deltaproteobacteria bacterium genome contains the following:
- a CDS encoding UvrD-helicase domain-containing protein, with amino-acid sequence MSPADSGAPSERRARDDLARRRAQREFLRPLLVEAGAGTGKTSVLVTRVLAWCLGGGWERAAGVLAGRRGGAPEPETVAARVLDRIVAITFTEAAAAEMEERIATGLQALAVDGAGREPLDPEALPSDPDLRRTRARALLAAFDRLRVSTIHAFCRRLLAEHPQEAGLPPRFTVDAAGVARAAAARAAIEEWLFDPARADDPDLLALVEDGVAAPELEAALEAMLATAIDPGRFAEDPLAPPHLARLVARLDAALGAFVAAGAGRLLALRGRSNGREVAEAAAASLPLLTADGGGLAVLLAQLRLAWPERAQKRLATFAEGRLGDRERAALGEAQGSLVTAARSLAPLLQHALGLDLPRLARTHRVVATLYAEAFRRMHAAGAVGFDGLLLRAHELLARRPEVAARERAHIDQLLVDEFQDTDAEQCALVARLALDEEGGPRPGLFVVGDPKQSIYGWRNADLAAYEAFRERLLAAGGERHLLCVNHRSTPAVLDEVARVMRDVMIETPGEQPPFEPLLASGTQEGSGPLVEYWIASNRDDLEAGAGGAAGTPQRLASEREADHLAQDLLRLAREARERGGRFAWERVGILLRSTGDLEVYLAALREAGVPYTVARDRQYASRREVVEARSLVRAVLDPGDQIALVAALRSAWAGVPDVAWRPLWVHGFPGAVRELLEGAPRARGEIVRIVGTAAAAVASDPAPPPGLAALAGWDQALLHALEVLATLRRSFAREPAERFVERVRTLPLLPAGEAARFLGPWRLANLERFFRELGELLEASRGDTASVLRGLRRAGEHDAERDEGRPARPGGDAVQVMTIHAAKGLEFEHVYLLQVHKREGGGSTGAFLAGTGVLAGEWCLGAARVASLGFDEVRSARERIERAERVRTLYVALTRACRRLVVSGHWSRAASHGVHGVLLAAGRGAALEEAAERGRAAGAGWNGVIEHDGALWRFLDHSGRPRETPLSAGSEGALDEARVAADSERLARHRAEALARSQRALAAPVTGDPLVRDAAADHEDDEGRARWRPPSPAPEARAIAVAVGTAIHALLEGLALDALGDVEWEAGGARLRASLASAGLPPPALGRALARANALVERLRSGRLGERLRAFAPHVVARELPVLLRPEGGGWRGEPVGAGVGAIDLVVRDPAHGWTIVDFKTDAVQGRELAARVEHHRIQGLAYRRALAEALALGTPPRVELWFLDADQAVALD; translated from the coding sequence GTGAGCCCGGCCGATTCCGGCGCACCTTCCGAGCGTCGCGCGCGCGACGACCTGGCGCGCCGCCGGGCCCAGCGGGAGTTCCTGCGCCCGCTGCTGGTCGAGGCCGGTGCCGGCACCGGCAAGACGAGCGTGCTCGTGACGCGCGTCCTCGCCTGGTGTCTCGGCGGCGGCTGGGAGCGTGCGGCCGGCGTGCTGGCTGGCCGCCGCGGCGGCGCGCCCGAGCCGGAGACGGTGGCGGCGCGCGTCCTCGACCGGATCGTGGCGATCACCTTCACCGAGGCGGCGGCCGCCGAAATGGAGGAACGCATCGCCACCGGCCTGCAGGCGCTCGCGGTGGACGGAGCGGGGCGCGAGCCGCTCGACCCCGAGGCCCTGCCGTCCGACCCCGATCTGCGTCGGACCCGGGCGCGCGCGCTGCTGGCCGCCTTCGACCGGCTGCGGGTCTCGACGATCCACGCCTTCTGCCGGCGTCTGCTCGCGGAGCACCCACAGGAGGCGGGCCTGCCCCCGCGCTTCACGGTCGACGCGGCGGGTGTCGCGCGGGCCGCCGCGGCGCGCGCTGCCATCGAGGAGTGGCTCTTCGACCCGGCGCGGGCGGACGATCCCGACCTGCTCGCGCTGGTCGAGGACGGCGTCGCGGCGCCCGAGCTCGAGGCCGCCCTCGAGGCGATGCTCGCCACGGCGATCGACCCCGGGCGCTTCGCAGAGGACCCCCTCGCCCCGCCGCACCTCGCGCGGCTCGTGGCCCGGCTGGACGCTGCGCTCGGCGCCTTCGTCGCGGCGGGCGCCGGGCGGCTGCTCGCGCTCCGCGGGCGCAGCAACGGCCGCGAGGTCGCCGAGGCGGCGGCGGCGAGCCTCCCGCTCCTCACTGCCGACGGGGGCGGGCTCGCCGTGCTCCTCGCGCAGCTCCGGCTCGCGTGGCCGGAGCGCGCGCAGAAGAGGCTCGCCACCTTCGCAGAGGGCCGCCTCGGCGACCGCGAACGGGCAGCCCTGGGCGAAGCACAGGGCTCGCTCGTCACCGCGGCGAGGAGCCTTGCACCCCTCTTGCAGCACGCGCTCGGCCTCGACCTGCCGCGCCTCGCGCGCACCCACCGTGTCGTCGCCACCCTCTACGCCGAGGCCTTCCGGCGCATGCACGCGGCCGGCGCTGTGGGCTTCGACGGCCTCCTGCTCCGTGCGCACGAGCTGCTCGCGCGCCGGCCCGAGGTGGCGGCCCGCGAGCGTGCGCACATCGACCAGCTCCTGGTCGACGAGTTCCAGGACACCGACGCCGAGCAGTGTGCGCTGGTGGCGCGCCTCGCCCTCGACGAGGAGGGCGGCCCCCGGCCGGGCCTGTTCGTCGTCGGCGACCCGAAGCAGTCGATCTACGGCTGGCGCAACGCCGACCTCGCCGCCTACGAGGCGTTTCGCGAGCGGCTCCTCGCGGCCGGCGGCGAGCGGCACCTCCTGTGCGTGAACCATCGCTCCACGCCGGCCGTGCTCGACGAGGTGGCGCGGGTGATGCGCGACGTGATGATCGAGACGCCGGGCGAGCAGCCGCCCTTCGAGCCGCTCCTGGCGAGCGGTACGCAGGAGGGATCGGGGCCGCTCGTCGAGTACTGGATCGCGAGCAATCGGGACGACCTCGAAGCCGGGGCAGGGGGCGCCGCCGGCACGCCCCAGAGGCTCGCGAGCGAGCGCGAGGCGGACCACCTGGCGCAGGATCTCCTGCGCCTCGCGCGCGAGGCCCGGGAGCGGGGCGGGCGCTTCGCCTGGGAACGGGTCGGGATCCTCTTGCGCTCGACGGGCGACCTCGAGGTCTACCTGGCAGCGCTGCGCGAGGCGGGGGTTCCCTACACGGTCGCGCGCGACCGGCAGTACGCGAGCCGGCGCGAGGTCGTCGAGGCCCGCTCGCTCGTGCGCGCCGTGCTCGATCCCGGCGACCAGATCGCGCTGGTGGCGGCTCTGCGCTCCGCATGGGCCGGCGTCCCCGACGTGGCCTGGCGGCCGCTCTGGGTCCACGGCTTCCCGGGTGCCGTGCGCGAGCTCCTCGAAGGAGCGCCACGGGCGCGGGGCGAGATCGTCCGGATCGTGGGCACCGCGGCGGCGGCCGTGGCCTCGGACCCTGCCCCGCCGCCGGGCCTGGCGGCGCTTGCGGGCTGGGACCAGGCGCTCCTCCACGCGCTCGAGGTGCTGGCCACGTTGCGGCGGTCGTTCGCGCGGGAGCCGGCCGAGCGCTTCGTCGAGCGGGTGCGGACGCTGCCGCTGCTCCCGGCGGGCGAGGCCGCGCGCTTCCTCGGCCCGTGGCGGCTCGCCAACCTCGAGCGCTTCTTTCGCGAGCTCGGCGAGCTGCTCGAGGCGAGCCGCGGCGACACGGCCAGCGTGCTGCGCGGGCTGCGCCGCGCGGGCGAGCACGACGCCGAACGCGACGAGGGGCGCCCGGCGCGGCCCGGCGGCGACGCCGTGCAGGTGATGACGATCCACGCTGCCAAGGGGCTCGAGTTCGAGCACGTCTACCTGCTCCAGGTCCACAAGCGCGAGGGGGGCGGTTCCACGGGGGCCTTCCTCGCCGGCACGGGCGTCCTCGCCGGCGAGTGGTGCCTCGGAGCGGCCCGCGTCGCCAGCCTGGGCTTCGACGAGGTGCGCAGCGCCCGCGAGCGGATCGAGCGCGCCGAACGCGTGCGCACGCTCTACGTCGCCCTGACCCGCGCATGCCGTCGCCTCGTGGTGTCGGGACACTGGTCCCGCGCAGCGAGCCACGGCGTCCACGGCGTCCTGCTCGCCGCAGGCCGGGGTGCCGCCCTCGAGGAGGCCGCCGAGCGGGGGCGCGCGGCGGGCGCCGGGTGGAACGGCGTGATCGAGCACGACGGCGCCCTCTGGCGTTTCCTCGACCACAGCGGGCGGCCGCGCGAGACGCCCCTGTCGGCAGGGTCCGAGGGCGCCCTCGACGAGGCCCGGGTGGCCGCGGACTCCGAGCGACTCGCGCGGCATCGCGCGGAGGCGCTCGCACGGTCGCAGCGGGCCCTCGCGGCGCCGGTGACGGGAGACCCCCTGGTGCGCGATGCCGCCGCGGACCACGAGGACGACGAAGGACGCGCCCGCTGGCGCCCTCCCTCGCCTGCGCCCGAGGCGCGGGCGATCGCCGTGGCGGTCGGCACCGCGATCCATGCGCTGCTCGAGGGGCTGGCGCTGGATGCGCTCGGGGATGTCGAATGGGAGGCAGGGGGCGCGCGACTGCGGGCGAGCCTGGCGAGCGCGGGTCTCCCGCCGCCGGCGCTCGGGCGGGCGCTCGCGCGTGCGAATGCCCTGGTCGAGCGCCTGCGCAGCGGGCGCCTCGGCGAGCGGCTGCGTGCGTTCGCGCCGCACGTCGTCGCCCGCGAGCTGCCGGTGCTGCTCCGGCCCGAGGGGGGCGGGTGGCGCGGGGAGCCTGTCGGCGCAGGTGTCGGCGCGATCGATCTCGTCGTTCGCGATCCCGCCCATGGCTGGACGATCGTCGACTTCAAGACCGACGCCGTGCAGGGTCGCGAGCTGGCGGCGCGCGTCGAGCACCACCGCATCCAGGGCCTCGCCTACCGGCGCGCACTCGCGGAGGCACTCGCACTCGGTACGCCGCCGCGTGTCGAGCTGTGGTTCCTCGACGCCGACCAGGCCGTGGCGCTCGACTGA
- a CDS encoding (2Fe-2S)-binding protein gives MPARLGVEAVIVCHCRAKNDREIRRAVRNGAVTLQEVSRACGAASACGGCAGAVHEIIASELGAFEPRSADLDLHATH, from the coding sequence ATGCCCGCCCGCCTGGGAGTGGAAGCCGTGATCGTCTGTCACTGCCGAGCCAAGAACGACCGCGAGATCCGCCGCGCCGTGCGCAATGGCGCCGTCACCCTCCAGGAGGTGTCGCGCGCGTGCGGCGCCGCGTCGGCCTGCGGCGGCTGCGCCGGCGCGGTCCACGAGATCATTGCTTCCGAGCTCGGCGCCTTCGAGCCGCGCAGCGCGGACCTCGACCTCCACGCCACGCACTGA
- the bfr gene encoding bacterioferritin, translating to MRGDPQILEALNEILTAELTAINQYFLHARMCGNWGYRRLEKKKRDESIDEMKDADRLIERILFLEGVPNMQRLNPVRVGEDPIEQHRLDLAMELDAVQRYNRAIALAREKGDNGTRALLEHNLRGEEDSVDWLESQLHVVSEIGKERYLAEQLGGGEES from the coding sequence GTGCGCGGCGATCCGCAGATCCTCGAAGCGCTCAACGAGATCCTCACCGCGGAGCTGACGGCGATCAACCAGTATTTCCTGCATGCGCGGATGTGCGGGAACTGGGGCTATCGGCGCCTCGAGAAGAAGAAGCGCGACGAGTCGATCGACGAGATGAAGGACGCCGATCGGCTGATCGAGCGGATCCTCTTCCTCGAGGGCGTGCCGAACATGCAGCGCTTGAACCCGGTGCGGGTCGGCGAGGATCCGATCGAGCAGCATCGGCTGGACCTCGCCATGGAGCTCGACGCGGTGCAGCGCTACAACCGCGCGATCGCGCTGGCACGCGAGAAGGGCGACAACGGCACCCGAGCGCTGCTCGAGCACAACCTGCGGGGCGAGGAGGACTCGGTGGACTGGCTCGAGTCCCAGCTCCACGTGGTGTCGGAGATCGGCAAGGAGCGCTACCTGGCCGAGCAGCTCGGGGGCGGCGAGGAGAGCTGA
- the egtB gene encoding ergothioneine biosynthesis protein EgtB: protein MTPRPQARDAAALAARYRAVRAATERLAAPLSPEDCSAQSMPDASPVKWHLAHTTWFFETFVLAGARPDLAPFDPAFRVLFNSYYNAVGEPYPRPRRGLLTRPSLADVLAYRAHVDRHLTAWLAGTEATGELLERVELGLQHEQQHQELILSDVKHLLGQHPLRPAYRADLPSPERSGGAPALGWHRFEAGVRAIGAGPGAGFRFDNEEPRHRQLLGTFVLASRPVINAEYAGFVEAGGYRQPEWWLSDGWSAVRAEGWQAPAYWERGPAGWSVFTLGGLRPLDPDAPVCHVSFYEADAYARWAGARLPTEAEWEAAATGTAVAGHFVEDGALEPAPLGPDEGRDAPARLFGDVWEWTASPYVAYPGYRPAAGALGEYNGKFMCNQMVLRGGSCVSPRRHLRASYRNFFPAPARWQWSGLRLAKDGG, encoded by the coding sequence GTGACCCCCCGTCCGCAGGCCCGCGACGCCGCCGCCCTGGCGGCACGCTACCGCGCGGTGCGCGCTGCGACCGAGCGGCTCGCCGCCCCGCTCTCGCCCGAGGACTGCAGCGCGCAGTCGATGCCGGACGCGAGCCCGGTGAAGTGGCACCTCGCCCACACCACCTGGTTCTTCGAGACCTTCGTGCTCGCCGGCGCCCGGCCCGACCTCGCGCCCTTCGACCCCGCCTTCCGCGTGCTCTTCAACTCCTATTACAACGCGGTCGGTGAGCCGTACCCGCGCCCGCGGCGCGGGCTGCTGACGAGGCCGTCGCTCGCCGACGTGCTCGCCTATCGGGCGCACGTGGACCGGCACCTGACGGCGTGGCTCGCGGGTACGGAGGCTACCGGGGAGCTGCTCGAGCGGGTCGAGCTCGGGCTCCAGCACGAGCAGCAGCACCAGGAGCTGATCCTCAGCGACGTGAAGCACCTGCTCGGGCAGCACCCGCTGCGGCCCGCCTACCGCGCCGATCTCCCGTCTCCGGAGCGGAGCGGCGGCGCGCCGGCGCTCGGCTGGCACCGCTTCGAGGCCGGGGTGCGAGCGATCGGCGCCGGGCCCGGGGCCGGCTTCCGCTTCGACAACGAGGAGCCGCGCCACCGGCAGCTGCTCGGCACGTTCGTGCTGGCCTCGCGACCCGTGATCAACGCCGAGTACGCCGGCTTCGTGGAGGCAGGCGGCTATCGCCAGCCCGAGTGGTGGCTCTCCGACGGCTGGAGCGCCGTCCGCGCGGAAGGCTGGCAGGCCCCCGCCTACTGGGAGCGCGGCCCGGCCGGCTGGTCCGTGTTCACGCTGGGGGGGCTGCGCCCGCTCGATCCAGACGCTCCGGTGTGTCACGTGAGCTTCTACGAAGCGGACGCCTACGCGCGCTGGGCGGGCGCGCGCCTGCCGACCGAGGCGGAGTGGGAAGCCGCCGCCACCGGGACCGCGGTTGCCGGTCACTTCGTCGAGGACGGGGCCCTCGAGCCCGCGCCGCTCGGCCCCGACGAGGGCCGGGATGCGCCGGCTCGCCTGTTCGGCGACGTCTGGGAGTGGACCGCGAGCCCCTACGTCGCCTACCCGGGCTATCGGCCGGCCGCGGGAGCGCTCGGGGAGTACAACGGCAAGTTCATGTGCAACCAGATGGTGTTGCGAGGCGGCTCGTGCGTCTCTCCGCGACGGCATCTGCGCGCGAGCTATCGCAACTTCTTCCCGGCTCCCGCGCGCTGGCAGTGGAGCGGCCTGCGGCTCGCGAAGGACGGCGGTTGA
- the egtD gene encoding L-histidine N(alpha)-methyltransferase, with amino-acid sequence MNLPHPAAGGRPGAALALRDRGPDRLRMRDEIWAGLAAPRKTLPCKWLYDAAGSALFERICELPEYYPTRTELAILAAHAGEMAERLGARCLLVEYGSGSSRKTRLLLDRLVAPAGYVPIDISRAALAASAQALREAYPALEVLPVCADYADPIELPRPRRPAERRAVFFPGSTIGNFTPPEAQRFLARMARAAGPGGGILIGADLRKDRAILEAAYDDAAGVTAAFDRNLLVRANRELGADFPVERFRHRALWNDVDGRIEMHLVSLDPCVVTVAGRRFALAAGETIHTENSYKYTLPGFARLAAGAGLAVRRVWSDPRGWFSVQWLVSAAAPE; translated from the coding sequence TTGAACCTCCCGCACCCCGCGGCTGGCGGCCGTCCGGGAGCAGCCCTCGCGCTCCGCGACCGTGGCCCCGACCGGCTGCGCATGCGCGACGAGATCTGGGCAGGGCTCGCCGCGCCGCGCAAGACCCTGCCCTGCAAATGGCTCTACGACGCGGCCGGCTCGGCGCTCTTCGAGCGAATCTGCGAGCTGCCCGAGTACTACCCGACGCGCACCGAACTCGCGATCCTCGCGGCCCACGCGGGCGAGATGGCCGAGCGGCTCGGCGCGCGCTGCCTGCTCGTCGAGTACGGGAGCGGCAGCAGCCGCAAGACGCGCCTCCTGCTGGACCGGCTCGTCGCGCCGGCCGGCTACGTCCCGATCGACATCTCGCGCGCAGCGCTCGCCGCCTCGGCGCAGGCGCTCCGCGAGGCCTACCCCGCCCTCGAGGTGCTCCCGGTCTGCGCCGACTACGCGGACCCGATCGAGCTGCCCCGCCCGCGCCGGCCGGCCGAGCGCCGCGCGGTGTTCTTCCCGGGCTCCACGATCGGGAACTTCACGCCCCCCGAGGCGCAGCGCTTCCTGGCCCGGATGGCGCGCGCGGCCGGCCCCGGCGGCGGGATCCTGATCGGAGCGGACCTGCGGAAGGACCGGGCGATCCTGGAGGCCGCCTACGACGACGCCGCCGGCGTGACAGCCGCCTTCGACCGCAACCTGCTGGTGCGGGCGAACCGCGAGCTGGGCGCCGACTTCCCGGTCGAGCGGTTTCGACATCGCGCGCTGTGGAACGACGTCGACGGCCGGATCGAGATGCACCTGGTCTCGCTCGACCCGTGCGTCGTGACGGTGGCCGGCCGCCGCTTCGCCCTCGCGGCCGGTGAGACCATCCACACCGAGAACTCCTACAAGTACACGCTGCCGGGCTTCGCCAGGCTCGCGGCCGGCGCAGGCCTCGCCGTGCGCCGCGTCTGGAGCGATCCGCGCGGGTGGTTCAGCGTGCAGTGGCTCGTCTCCGCAGCGGCCCCGGAGTGA